The Pomacea canaliculata isolate SZHN2017 linkage group LG14, ASM307304v1, whole genome shotgun sequence genomic sequence gagagaaaagaactaaGGCAGAAGGAGTAGCGAAAAAAAGCTgagagaaaatacagaaaaagggtaaagagagtgagggaaagagaaagaacgaagGACAGGTTAAggggattgaaaaaaaaaccctgtgcTGACATGCAAGCCTCTAGCCACTTGGAGCCATTATTTCCTGTGCGCCATGAGGCCGGGCAGGCCAAGAAAGGAAAGATTATTCATGGAGACCTGAGCTGTCTTTGCCATGTCCTCCCCGCGGGTGGACAAAGTTCACATTAGCTGTTAGTGAAGTCTGGCGTATACATGTAACACGATCATGTATGTTAGTACTTTCTACAAACACATTAAACGAAGTATAACTCACGAAAAAGATAAaatcaggaaagaaagaatgctTGTGTAAAAGTTGCAAACATTGTCGAACCGCATATTACTGTTTATTATAGCTGAAAACGATTAGAGATTAACTATCAATGATAATGATTGCAACTATTTGAATAATAGTATCACATAATTGCCAAAAGCTACTGTATATTAccgaaagaaaataagaaacacacacaacacttaGCTGTAGTCACGCGcgtgcatactcacacacagacgcacacagaCCCAGACGAACGCTTATCCACCATCGCACCACAGTCTGTCTCCAACACTCACTCACCGATCTACTCACATAAACACAGATGTAcgcactccccccccccccaccacacacaccgactcaaacaaacagacataataacacacacgcacacacacacatacatacacacgatGGACTGAAAGAACAATGAGTAAAATAATCCAGAACAATCTGACAATGTTGAAACTGCTGACACCCATACGCTTGTGCTGTCTACCTAAGACAATGTGTTTGATTTcaaagtgtttgtttactttgttgtgGTAAACAGGGAGGCATGAGACATTGTCTGTGTGAGTAGCGTACCTTGAGAAAGGCATGGCGTTTTGGCAGTAGATGGGCTGCTGTCATGGGCTGTGGAATTATCACCGCCTATGAGCGCATCCATTTTGCGTTTTTTTCCTCGTTTTGCCGGCCTCATACTTGGTCATAGTAGTGGGAGCGGTGTGGGCTTGGGTGGCGAAAAGTTATGTCTCGACATGACACGCGTCTTTCTTCAGACTTTGTGGCTGCTGCTCGTGTCGCTAGATGTGAGCGTTAATGGCGGCCACATCACGTGACGGCCCACGTCAGCCACTCGCGTCACTGCCACTTTGACGTCAGTCATGGCGTCTCTTTGTGTGACGTCAAATGTACCTTGTCGCGTGTTTACTTTACTCCGCCCCCTGACACAACCTGAGAGGATCATGGTGGATGGTGTgacaaactgacaaaaatataaagcttACAAGAGCAATCAGGATCATGTCTGCactaaatatacttttttaacTTATCACCCAATCAGTCggaactaaataaaataaaattgtgaaaaagaATAAGACAACTAATGAATCGCACGCGCAAGGACTAACTTCtggctacatatctttcatctcatatgacattgtgttgtttactgtgtttgtccgtgtatgtctgtgtgtaattTTTTCAGTAAACTGCCATGAGCCTACCGGGATGTAGCTCTAAATGAGCTCATGggatgatgattattgttatCACTATTATTtcttagtattttatttttttttatttttaagtaatcttactttttgaaacttttttctttgctggcaaTTTTTGTGGCAGCATGAGCAagaagtttatgcaaatgtaatGCCTTCGCTGGACATCCGAGAAATTTTGACTTCCGAAAcagccattttctttttatgctcCATTATTCGCTGATGCAGCAGGCAATCGATACCGTGTGTAGGTCAATAGCCCATAACCCACTTTTGTTACCTGGGAGGACGCCCGACAGGTGCTCAAACCGCTGATCGTCGATTCGATATTGGCAGTCATGCCTTTCGCCCAGAGCAAAATTGCTTCGATCTCAAGAAATAAGGAAGCAGATGAAGTTAGCGCCTCACTTATCAGTCGTGATGTTATCACTAATAGAACATGTTAGTCTTCGTCACATAATAGTACTCGCTGCCTTTATATTACAATTTAATCACCTcgtgaaaaatgaaatacacacacacattcccttCTCACAAATAATGAGCAGATAAAAACCACCAGGAACAAGTGCAACTGCTCATGTTGTAGTGTAGTCGAATTTCATCATTTGACAGTAAACGAAAATGTAAGCCAAATAGCTCCATCCCCCAGCCCCCTAAAATCAAAAGGTCAGGACCTGACCCTGCACttcagtgcattttttttcccatagACTGAACAAGTGCCCGGAGACTCCTGCTACAAGAACTGAAACAGCTAGACTATCTTACTGTCTGTTGGTGGATGGCCTGAAGACAGCGTCCTAAACACTCTCCACGGGAGCAAGTCACGTGATGCGGTGGTCAGTCTAGCCCCCgaagttgctgctgctgcaaacGTCAGTCCCTGAATCAGCGATGGATAGCGACGTTGTCGTGTTGCACCATGGGATGTGGACAGATGGCATGTAAAGCTGGCATGAGGAGAGACTGCACAATCTGTACCGGGTGGCCGTCAGAGATAAAGAGGGATGCTGTTATCAAGATGGATCCCCTTACCGAGACCATCAGAGGGCTACCTCCGTCAGTCGTGCTCTCTGACACAGAAGTCAACCAATCGTTCCCCTGGGTTTCTCCCGACTCCCTGCCTACCGTCATCGTGGACCACAGTCCCCCTGGACTAGTCAGCAAACACCACTCTACACCATTAACCTCTACCCCACTGCACTTGCAACTTGCAAACTTGTCTCACCACTACCATCTCAGATAAACTTAGTTTTGTAGaaagttttacttttgtgaACTACATTTAATAATCAAAGCTCTTTGCAGTCTGCAAGAGAAACGCTCTGGCTTCTAATGTAAGCAGCACTGCTAGCGTTTTATGGCGAACTGTGTGCATCACATCATCTCCATCTTCACACACAGATAGCGACGATGATATGTATTCGGTGATAGAAGTTGCAATGTTGATGGCGATGAGGACCATGTCTCACCACTACCATCTCAGATAAACTTAGTTTTGTAGAAAGATTTGCTTAAAGTTAGCAGCGAAGACAAGTATTCCTCTGTGTTCCATTTTCTTCAATTTCCCGATGTTTAATCACGTCTGAACACCTACATTCTGTGCGTGCAGCTGTAAAACTTTACAGTTCCGTTAGCAATCGATTTGTCCGCTTGTACGCACAACCGACTGACGCTCATCCCTTAACTACGAGATGCCTCGTTTCACACATTTTCAACTAATTTCCATCTTCACTCTCATCTTCACATCCTTCATATCCACTCTAAAGAAAAAGCGAAAAACTGCTATCCGTAAATGAGTGTTTTGAAGAAGTAAATATTGGACGAGTTCGTGCCTCAGAGAACTAAGATTGCGGTCTGACCTTCGGCTGTCTACAGCCCTTGGTCTACGTGCGGTTCCCAATAAGACAAGTTAATTAAAAGTAAGAGAAATAAGATAATGAGCAGTTATTGAGCTAAGTCAATTGTTCCTACATTCCATTAATTTTTAAGGAATTCCTCTTCGCGATGCATAGAGAATCAGTGTCCACCATTGACTTGTAAgtgtttgaatttattttatgtccTTCCTGAAATTGACTGACTGCttctttagcaaaaaaaaaatctaaactcgatggaaaaaatatcttctacagaaagaagagaaacagatACAATATTTGTTATCAGTTATATGGAATGTttcatgtgacgtcatcaataGAAAGTTAAATCAAAAACCTGTCTGCGGGTCCACTCCACTAGCTGTCGCCACTCTTGCTCTTGAAACAGTTATCAATATTTCCCACTAAATTAAACTTGAATGTAGACTTTCCTACTGGcatgtttactttctttctttgtgtaaCCAGTTATACTATCTCTCAGCAATGCCTCTGGCAAATAATTGGTGCATATAGTGGAACAGTGCCAGCATGGTACAAAACATTTCAGAGTGCTACCTTGTCTAACTTAATTACTCTTTAGAAGActctaaataatttaataaaatagtaaataaaatcGTCCGAAGATTCCCAAAATACGTTAATGATAAATGTAGAGTAATGAATCATTTGACTCAGGCTGTGGGCGATATGTACTTGGGTGGAAATGATCGGTGACCCGCCGATACATCGGGTCATTTTATGCTTCATAGCAGTTACTTTCCTGAAGATATGACGAAATAAGGGAAAATCCAGAGCAtattatattttgacaaaattaacctttattactttattacttATTAGTTATTAACCTTTATTACTTAAAAAGACGAACAGAACGGAAGATGACACTTCATTGTCACGTTACACGTAGGGTGACAGCGCTAAGAAGGCTCACTTGTCATCAGAGAAACTACGAGTCACACAAAAGCGCAGTAAATATTGAGACCATATACAGCGTGGTTCATTTTATCTTTGTACGGACTATCGATCATTGGTACtaaacatgtacatgtataatcAGAGAACCTGTACCCACAGCCCGCACCTGACCAGTCCAAGAAACATAACTCCCGTGAAAACTAATTCTTCAATAGGTAGCTTCCccttatgaaataaataaggaggggaaaaaagcatAGAAGCAGCAACATCGatggaaattttttaaaattatatgtgataaatacaaaaattatcaaGGCAATAAGCGTTGATGTTAATCTAATACTGTATACAACAAACTACGAAActtgaggttaaaggtcatcaAAGGCCGACCACTCTCACATACTCAAAATGGCGATGCGCACGCTTCAAGGTCGCCAAGGCATGCTTTGTTTTTTGAGGTATCCATGGACTTCAGAAGTGCACAGAGTGCTGGCTAGACATGCTTCTGGTGCGTATTATGTTCTTCTACCTGAAATTCCCCAGACACTTCAGAAAACAATGTTGTCATGCAGTTCAAAGCGACACCAAAGTTTTCAGCTATCACTCCAGATTTGTGTGTTACCGGTTGCGCGAAATTGGCAATTGAGTATGAAACACGGCTCGGACTCCACATCGAAAACCTGAAAGATATTTcgagagaaaaaacatttagtGATGTGTTTGATCCAATTGAAGAAGTTTCCGTGCCGCTGAACACAGCTTGGCGAACAGCCAAAAACCTCAATTATGTGTGTGGGTCCAAAATGTATAGAACTGTATTTTCGAGGATTCATTCACAGGTTGAAAGAGCCAAGAACGAACGATGGATTAGTGAGCCGTTATATTACGCTGTTAAAGAAGTCAGTGCAAACAGCGCAAACCTGACAGATTTTCAGCGTCGACTTGTTGATCTTTACCTTCTAGAAGGCCGTCTGAATGGGATAGAACTTCATGGAAACGAAAAACAGCGCTTTGTGGACACTCTCAAAGTTCTGGCCTTGGAGCGTACTAATTTTAGAAACAGAGTCATGCTTTGTCAGGGCATGTATTCGCATCGCATCGATAACTTTGGAGCTATCTCAGAAATGCCACGAAACATTTTGACCTACATGGCAGAAAATCATCTCAACCCATCTCATGGTCCTTGGCGATTGACACTTCAACAGAACATATACCAGCCTTTTCTTGAGTACTGCAATGACCGAACACTGCGCTGGAATGCATGGTATGCCTTTAACAATAGAGCATCAGTGTCATTTGTTGATCAAAATCTTGGGAACCACAAACTTATTGAAGATCTGCGGCGATACAGGAGAGACATAGCCAAATTGCTAGGCTATGAGAATTTTTTTGAGATGTCCATGGAGACAAAAATGGCTGGCAGTGTAGAAAATGTTCTTAACATGATTGAAACATTCAAGGTAAAGTTCAGAGATGTTGCACAGGAAGAGATTGCTGACTTGCAAAAGTTTGCCACTAGTGAGGGGTTTAAAGACAAATTGCAGATGTGGGATCTGGCTTACTGGCGGCGGCGTCAACAGCAACATTTCTTTGACATTGACCATAATCTTGTAGCTGAgtattttcctttcaaaaatgTTCTTCATGAACTTTTTCAGCTGTGCAAAGCCATGTTTGGGATAACAATTAAAGACTGTAGCGGTGAAGTGGAGACATGGCATGGTGACgttcaatattttaaagtatatgaTGAAAATGACAGGCATATtagctctttctttcttgatgcTTATTCAAGGCCAGAGGACAAGCTTGGTGGGGCATGGATGGAGATGGGACAAGAAAGGAGCCAATTGATGGGCACCATGCCCTTCTCATACCTCGTGCTTAATTTGCCATGCCCCCTATCCCCATCACAGCCAGTCTTGATGAGATTCTCTGATGTTCTATCTTTGTTTCATGAGTTTGGACATGGCCTTCAACAATTGTTGACACAGGTTCCCTACAGCGAACTAGCTGGTCAAAGAAATGTGGAGTGGGATGCTGTGCAGGTAAAGAGAAACACGATGACTGTTATATTATGCTAGcagctccacacacacaatccctCTTTTCATGCTTGATCCCCACTTAAGCActatatgtttattttagaataaagtataaaagagTTGTTCTTTGGGTTATAGAGTGGGAACAGATGTATTACTGGTGTGATGCTGTGAGGCTTTACCTGTCAGGAATAAGCCAGAGCTTACTAGGTTGATTTATGTCATTATTACGTAGTCAGATTCACCCATATAACTTTATAACCACAGGCCTAATTTTAAATgatgcaagaaaacaaaggtAAACCCCTGAATATCACTCAGTTTATGAAAGGCGTACAACTCCATGCTTTAGCCCCCTTTGTTGATGGATTCAGTTCTGGTAACTT encodes the following:
- the LOC112555252 gene encoding LOW QUALITY PROTEIN: probable cytosolic oligopeptidase A (The sequence of the model RefSeq protein was modified relative to this genomic sequence to represent the inferred CDS: inserted 1 base in 1 codon), whose amino-acid sequence is MAMRTLQGRQGMLCFLRYPWTSEVHRVLARHASGAYYVLLPEIXPDTSENNVVMQFKATPKFSAITPDLCVTGCAKLAIEYETRLGLHIENLKDISREKTFSDVFDPIEEVSVPLNTAWRTAKNLNYVCGSKMYRTVFSRIHSQVERAKNERWISEPLYYAVKEVSANSANLTDFQRRLVDLYLLEGRLNGIELHGNEKQRFVDTLKVLALERTNFRNRVMLCQGMYSHRIDNFGAISEMPRNILTYMAENHLNPSHGPWRLTLQQNIYQPFLEYCNDRTLRWNAWYAFNNRASVSFVDQNLGNHKLIEDLRRYRRDIAKLLGYENFFEMSMETKMAGSVENVLNMIETFKVKFRDVAQEEIADLQKFATSEGFKDKLQMWDLAYWRRRQQQHFFDIDHNLVAEYFPFKNVLHELFQLCKAMFGITIKDCSGEVETWHGDVQYFKVYDENDRHISSFFLDAYSRPEDKLGGAWMEMGQERSQLMGTMPFSYLVLNLPCPLSPSQPVLMRFSDVLSLFHEFGHGLQQLLTQVPYSELAGQRNVEWDAVQVCAGFLQHWLLEPSFLKKLSLHYVTKEKMPEELLMKLLKSHYHMSAYDMMRQLYLTAFDMELHISKNHWHEAMTHTWGEYMPLPLSEDDNHPCSFTHIMSDQYPAAYYSYQWARMIAADVFAAFKEVGIEDPEKVRATGKRFAETFLYLGGGVPASEIFRRFRGRDPSLQALQEHLGIK